A region from the Serinus canaria isolate serCan28SL12 chromosome 10, serCan2020, whole genome shotgun sequence genome encodes:
- the DUT gene encoding deoxyuridine 5'-triphosphate nucleotidohydrolase, mitochondrial isoform X1 has protein sequence MARFPHGGSGAMLARCLRWLRHPCGRSMPASEAVPQPSPSKRQKGSGPGEASARLRFTKLSENAFAPSRGSARAAGYDLYSAYDCVIPPMEKAVVKTDIQIALPSGCYGRVAPRSGLAAKHFIDVGAGVIDEDYRGNVGVVLFNFGKETFEVKKGDRIAQLICERIYYPELEEVEALDDTERGEGGFGSTGKN, from the exons ATGGCGCGCTTCCCACACGGCGGCAGCGGCGCTATGTTGGCCCGGTGCCTCCGGTGGCTCCGGCACCCCTGCGGGCGCT CTATGCCTGCCTCCGAAGCCGTGCCACAGCCGTCccccagcaagaggcagaagggCTCGGGGCCTGGAGAAGCCTCCGCCCGGCTGCGCTTCACCAAGCTGTCCGAGAACGCCTTCGCCCCGTCCAGGGGCTCCGCGCGGGCTGCGGGCTACGATCTGTACAG TGCCTATGACTGTGTGATACCACCCATGGAAAAGGCTGTGGTGAAAACAGACATTCAAATAGCACTTCCTTCTGGGTGCTATGGCCGAGTAG CACCACGTTCTGGTTTAGCTGCAAAGCACTTCATAGATGTTGGAG CTGGTGTTATTGATGAGGATTACAGGGGAAATGTTGGTGTCGTACTGTTCAACTTTGGCAAGGAGACATTTGAAG TTAAAAAAGGGGATAGAATTGCCCAGCTCATCTGTGAACGCATTTATTATCCTGAGCTTGAAGAAGTTGAA